The following proteins are encoded in a genomic region of Fusobacterium perfoetens ATCC 29250:
- the mraY gene encoding phospho-N-acetylmuramoyl-pentapeptide-transferase gives MLYILSELNNNLNFLKSIYLRISIGFVLSFLIVLILGKPFIKYLKKIKFGEEIRESGPASHYSKKGTPTMGGVLMIFGALLSSLIICDLKNKFVILLIITTLLFSAIGFIDDYKKFTVNKDGLAGRKKLLLQTIIAVIVWIFIKEFGITGNKIIDFSIINPLWSGSHIYIGSFLMLIFTILVINGTSNAVNITDGLDGLATMPVIISCSILTTIAYFSSHFELSSHLRLFYIVGAGEIAVFLSTIIGAGLAFLWYNCYPAQIFMGDTGSLTLGGIIGVIGIILKQELLIPIIGGVFVMEAVSVMLQVGSYKLRKKRIFRMAPIHHHFELMGIPESKVTFRLWIMALICGGIALSIVRLRGIL, from the coding sequence ATGTTATATATTTTAAGTGAATTAAATAATAATTTAAATTTTTTGAAATCTATATATTTAAGAATTTCAATAGGATTTGTTCTTTCATTTTTAATTGTCCTTATTTTAGGAAAACCATTTATAAAATATTTAAAAAAAATTAAATTTGGAGAAGAAATAAGAGAATCAGGTCCAGCTTCTCATTACTCTAAAAAAGGAACTCCTACTATGGGAGGAGTTCTTATGATTTTTGGTGCTTTGCTTTCTTCTTTGATTATTTGTGATTTAAAAAATAAATTTGTTATCTTACTTATAATTACTACACTCCTTTTTAGTGCTATTGGTTTTATAGACGATTACAAAAAATTTACAGTAAATAAAGATGGGTTAGCTGGGAGAAAAAAATTACTTCTTCAAACTATTATTGCTGTTATAGTTTGGATATTTATAAAAGAATTTGGAATTACAGGTAATAAAATTATTGACTTCTCAATTATAAATCCTCTTTGGTCAGGTTCTCATATATATATAGGTAGTTTTTTGATGTTAATATTTACAATTCTAGTTATCAATGGTACATCAAATGCTGTTAATATTACTGATGGACTTGACGGACTTGCTACTATGCCTGTTATAATCAGTTGTAGTATTTTAACTACTATTGCTTATTTTAGTAGTCACTTTGAATTAAGTTCTCATTTAAGATTATTTTATATTGTTGGAGCTGGAGAAATAGCTGTTTTTCTTTCAACTATAATAGGAGCTGGACTTGCTTTCTTATGGTATAATTGTTATCCTGCTCAAATATTTATGGGTGATACAGGTTCTCTTACTCTTGGAGGAATAATTGGAGTTATAGGAATTATTTTAAAACAAGAGTTACTTATCCCTATAATTGGTGGAGTTTTTGTTATGGAAGCTGTTTCTGTTATGTTACAAGTTGGTTCTTATAAATTAAGAAAAAAAAGAATATTTAGAATGGCTCCTATCCATCATCATTTTGAATTAATGGGAATTCCTGAATCTAAAGTAACTTTTAGATTATGGATAATGGCACTAATTTGTGGAGGAATAGCATTAAGTATTGTAAGACTTAGAGGTATATTATAA
- the murD gene encoding UDP-N-acetylmuramoyl-L-alanine--D-glutamate ligase, whose protein sequence is MEKAIVFGNGVSGKGAKKLLESKGVEVVLVDDNSGVKSSDAVKILAEINLFIKSPGIPFDNELVKKALDLGIEVIDEIELGYRYIVEKKLPTKIVAITGSNGKTTTTSKTTELLQKAGFKAMHAGNIGNSFAELLLENPDLDYAVLELSSFQLEGIKNFKPYISLIVNLSPDHLDRYAVVEDYYEAKFNICKNQKDNDIFIYNVNDDETMKRIPSKVFCDTRTITVGKNKEIANCFEENGWVLYNGEQILEVDKLSLKGKHNLENSLFIITIGKILNISNEVIQNCLYNTKSLEHRMELFYKWGNTIFINDSKGTNLDSTNFAIAAYKGSILICGGKDKGLPLDSMIENIKLNIKKVYLIGKMANRVEKSLLEANYSKENIFNLGTLENVLKHIKENITLEDKEVVLLSPSTSSYDQFKSFEHRGKVFKELVEEIFVGGEIL, encoded by the coding sequence ATGGAAAAAGCCATTGTTTTTGGAAATGGTGTTAGTGGTAAGGGTGCAAAAAAATTACTTGAATCAAAAGGAGTTGAAGTTGTTTTAGTAGATGATAATAGTGGTGTTAAGTCATCTGATGCAGTTAAAATATTAGCTGAAATAAATCTTTTTATTAAAAGTCCTGGTATCCCTTTTGATAATGAATTAGTAAAAAAAGCTTTAGATTTAGGAATTGAAGTTATAGATGAAATTGAATTAGGTTATAGATATATTGTTGAAAAAAAACTACCTACTAAAATAGTGGCTATTACAGGAAGTAACGGAAAAACTACAACTACTTCTAAAACTACTGAATTATTACAAAAAGCTGGATTTAAAGCTATGCATGCTGGTAATATAGGAAATTCTTTTGCTGAATTACTTTTAGAAAATCCTGACCTTGATTATGCAGTTTTAGAATTAAGTTCTTTCCAGTTAGAAGGAATCAAAAATTTTAAACCTTATATATCTTTAATTGTAAATCTATCTCCTGACCATCTTGATAGATATGCTGTAGTTGAAGATTATTATGAAGCTAAATTTAATATTTGTAAAAATCAAAAAGATAATGATATCTTTATTTATAATGTAAATGATGATGAAACTATGAAAAGGATTCCATCAAAAGTATTCTGTGATACAAGAACTATAACTGTTGGAAAAAATAAAGAAATTGCTAATTGTTTTGAAGAAAATGGTTGGGTTCTTTATAATGGCGAACAAATTTTAGAAGTTGACAAACTTTCTTTAAAAGGAAAACATAATTTAGAAAATTCTCTTTTCATTATTACAATTGGAAAAATTTTAAATATATCTAATGAAGTTATACAAAATTGTTTATATAATACAAAATCTTTAGAACACAGAATGGAATTATTTTATAAATGGGGAAATACAATATTCATAAATGATTCTAAAGGAACTAACTTAGATTCTACAAATTTTGCTATTGCTGCTTATAAAGGTTCTATCCTTATCTGTGGTGGTAAAGATAAAGGTTTACCTTTAGATAGTATGATCGAAAATATAAAACTTAACATTAAAAAAGTTTATTTAATAGGAAAAATGGCTAATAGAGTTGAAAAATCTCTTTTAGAAGCTAATTATTCAAAAGAAAATATTTTTAACCTTGGAACATTGGAAAATGTACTAAAACATATTAAAGAAAATATAACTTTAGAAGATAAAGAAGTAGTTTTACTTTCTCCTTCAACTTCTAGTTATGACCAATTTAAATCTTTTGAACATAGAGGAAAAGTTTTTAAAGAATTAGTTGAAGAAATATTTGTTGGAGGAGAAATATTGTGA
- the murG gene encoding undecaprenyldiphospho-muramoylpentapeptide beta-N-acetylglucosaminyltransferase, whose product MVKIVITTGGTGGHIYPALSVAKEFQKRGHEVTFVGSSSRMEKDLVPKFGIKFIGLNIRPGKSIKNIISILFLILHCIKYISRENPDVIIGFGNYISFPMICAAFIKRKKIYLQEQNASIGMTNKLFYRFAEKVFLAFNSTFEELPIKFQNKFKVTGNPLREEIYKINKQEEREKLKVSPDEKILVITGGSLGAKSINEAVAKYWDELENKKGLRIYWATGTKNYEDILKDLEIKNVNHVVKPYFDNLINVMAAADLIICRAGALTISEIIQLEKPSILIPYNSVKVGQYENAMILKEAGGALIYNDKEVDEAIETALEILESENILHKMGNNVKNLKTNNATKTIVDTIEIWRNN is encoded by the coding sequence ATTGTGAAAATAGTTATTACAACAGGAGGTACTGGAGGGCATATTTATCCTGCTTTATCTGTAGCTAAAGAATTTCAAAAAAGAGGACATGAAGTTACTTTTGTTGGTAGTTCCTCAAGAATGGAAAAAGATTTAGTTCCAAAATTTGGAATTAAATTTATAGGTTTAAATATTAGACCTGGAAAATCTATCAAAAATATTATTTCTATTTTATTTTTAATTCTACATTGTATTAAATATATAAGCAGAGAAAATCCTGATGTTATCATAGGATTTGGAAATTATATCTCTTTTCCTATGATATGTGCTGCTTTTATTAAAAGAAAAAAAATATACCTTCAGGAACAAAATGCTAGTATAGGAATGACTAACAAACTTTTCTATAGATTTGCTGAAAAAGTATTTTTAGCTTTTAATTCTACTTTTGAAGAATTACCTATAAAATTTCAAAATAAATTTAAAGTAACAGGAAATCCTTTGAGAGAAGAAATCTATAAAATAAATAAGCAAGAAGAAAGAGAAAAATTAAAAGTATCTCCTGATGAAAAAATCTTAGTTATAACAGGTGGAAGTTTAGGAGCTAAAAGTATCAATGAAGCTGTAGCTAAATATTGGGATGAATTAGAAAATAAAAAAGGACTTAGAATTTACTGGGCTACTGGTACTAAAAATTATGAGGATATCTTAAAAGATTTAGAAATAAAAAATGTCAATCATGTTGTAAAACCTTATTTTGATAATCTTATCAATGTTATGGCTGCGGCTGATTTAATTATTTGTAGAGCTGGGGCTTTAACTATATCTGAAATTATTCAACTTGAAAAGCCATCAATATTAATTCCTTATAATTCTGTCAAAGTTGGACAATATGAAAATGCTATGATATTAAAAGAAGCTGGGGGAGCTCTTATTTATAATGATAAAGAGGTTGATGAAGCTATTGAAACTGCTTTAGAAATCCTAGAAAGTGAAAATATTTTACATAAAATGGGGAATAATGTTAAAAATTTAAAAACAAACAATGCTACAAAAACAATTGTAGATACAATTGAAATTTGGAGGAATAATTAA
- the murC gene encoding UDP-N-acetylmuramate--L-alanine ligase, whose protein sequence is MKNIFFVGINGIGMSGLAQIMKTLDYNVSGSDPSNSYLSEKMKNQGINIFSKHESKNIDNIDTLVVSTAIGENNPEYKRARENNLTIIKRGELLATLLNKKTGIAVAGTHGKTTTSSMLSSVLLEKDPTIVVGGIIPEISSNARCGKSDLFVAEADESDNSFLFMKPKYSVITNIEADHLEKHGCLDNIINSFNTFASQTSEEVIICEDCPNCNEIIKNHSVKTYSLINKKAFLFADNIRVSGKKTHFDVYIDGKYQGEFILSIPGKHNVYNSLPVIYLGLKFGVSKENIKNSISNFTGAKRRYDILLDKENVKVIDDYGHHPTEIRATLEGAKSIENKEITVIFQPHRFSRVKFLLDQFEGAFDKADELILLPVYSAGEKDEFGVTIENLFEKIKHPNSKIIFSESELEKDILSRNIPRTYIFMGAGNISSFAHSIADKLK, encoded by the coding sequence ATGAAAAATATCTTTTTTGTTGGCATCAATGGTATAGGAATGAGTGGACTAGCACAAATAATGAAAACATTAGATTATAATGTTTCTGGTTCAGACCCATCTAATAGTTATCTATCTGAAAAGATGAAAAATCAAGGTATCAATATCTTTTCTAAACATGAAAGTAAAAATATTGATAATATTGATACTCTTGTGGTTTCTACAGCTATCGGAGAAAATAATCCTGAATATAAAAGAGCTAGAGAAAATAATCTTACTATCATTAAAAGAGGAGAACTTTTGGCTACTCTTTTAAATAAGAAAACAGGAATTGCTGTAGCTGGTACTCATGGTAAAACAACAACTAGTTCTATGCTTTCATCTGTTTTATTAGAAAAAGACCCTACTATAGTAGTAGGAGGAATTATTCCTGAAATTAGTTCTAATGCTAGATGTGGTAAGAGTGATTTATTTGTAGCTGAAGCTGATGAAAGTGATAACTCTTTCTTATTTATGAAACCTAAATATTCTGTTATTACAAATATAGAGGCTGACCATTTAGAAAAACATGGTTGTTTAGATAATATTATTAACTCATTTAACACTTTTGCTTCTCAAACTTCTGAAGAAGTTATTATATGTGAAGACTGTCCAAATTGTAATGAGATAATTAAAAATCATTCAGTAAAAACTTATAGTTTAATCAATAAAAAGGCTTTTCTTTTTGCTGATAATATAAGAGTTTCTGGTAAAAAGACTCATTTTGATGTATATATAGATGGAAAATATCAAGGAGAATTTATTTTAAGCATCCCTGGAAAACACAATGTTTATAACTCTTTACCTGTTATATATTTAGGTTTAAAATTTGGAGTTTCTAAAGAAAATATTAAAAATTCTATATCTAACTTTACAGGTGCTAAAAGAAGATATGATATTTTATTAGATAAAGAAAATGTCAAAGTAATAGATGATTATGGACATCATCCTACTGAAATAAGAGCTACTCTTGAAGGAGCTAAAAGTATTGAAAATAAAGAAATTACTGTTATTTTCCAACCTCATAGATTCAGTAGAGTTAAATTTTTATTAGACCAATTTGAAGGAGCTTTCGATAAAGCTGATGAGCTTATTCTTTTACCTGTTTACAGTGCTGGAGAAAAAGATGAGTTTGGAGTTACTATTGAAAATCTTTTTGAAAAAATAAAACATCCTAATTCAAAAATTATATTTTCTGAAAGTGAATTAGAAAAAGATATCCTATCTAGAAATATTCCTAGAACATATATATTTATGGGAGCTGGAAATATTTCTAGTTTTGCTCATTCTATTGCTGATAAACTTAAATAA
- the murB gene encoding UDP-N-acetylmuramate dehydrogenase, protein MIITKDCNMKNHSSMKIGGVARQFIEIENKEELYPLLKNLKNYFIIGNGTNLLLSDDFLDFDFISLKKLRKISIIDENRLNVEAGLDFPLFLNYLEKNNLSGLEELVGIPGTVGGLIFMNGGAHGREIFDCIESIEVLDEKGNILIIEKKDLKIGYRYTEIKENNWIILSANFIFQKNFNKELSEEIKNKRKNSQPLEFPNLGSTFKNPSGFFAAKLISESGLQGYKIGGAQISTKHSNFIVNIEGATFSDVTSLIKLVEKTIKEKYNINLEKEIIVLK, encoded by the coding sequence ATGATTATAACTAAAGATTGTAATATGAAAAATCATTCTAGTATGAAAATTGGTGGTGTAGCTAGACAATTTATTGAAATAGAGAATAAAGAAGAATTATATCCACTATTGAAAAATTTAAAAAATTATTTTATAATAGGAAATGGGACTAACCTCCTTCTATCTGATGATTTTTTGGATTTTGATTTTATTTCATTAAAAAAATTACGTAAAATTTCTATTATTGATGAAAATAGATTAAATGTAGAAGCTGGTTTAGATTTTCCTCTTTTTCTTAATTATTTAGAAAAAAATAATCTTTCTGGATTGGAAGAATTAGTCGGAATTCCTGGTACTGTAGGTGGTCTTATTTTTATGAATGGTGGTGCCCATGGAAGAGAGATTTTTGATTGTATAGAGAGCATTGAAGTTTTAGATGAAAAAGGAAATATTTTAATAATAGAAAAAAAAGATTTAAAGATAGGTTATCGTTACACTGAAATAAAAGAAAATAATTGGATTATTCTAAGTGCAAATTTTATATTTCAAAAAAATTTCAATAAAGAATTATCTGAAGAAATTAAAAATAAAAGAAAAAATTCTCAACCACTTGAATTCCCTAATTTAGGTAGTACCTTTAAGAATCCATCTGGTTTTTTTGCAGCAAAACTTATTTCAGAATCTGGTCTACAAGGTTATAAAATAGGTGGAGCTCAAATTTCTACAAAACATTCAAATTTTATTGTTAATATTGAAGGAGCTACATTTTCAGATGTCACTTCATTAATAAAATTAGTAGAAAAAACTATCAAAGAGAAATACAACATTAACTTAGAAAAAGAAATAATAGTTTTAAAATAA
- a CDS encoding D-alanine--D-alanine ligase: MRIAVFMGGVSSEREISLKTGKAILESLQRQGYDAYGVELNHENLLSAFLENEYDLAYLALHGVYGEDGRIQGLLDILGKKYTGSGMIASAVSMDKNLTKHVAENVGIPVPKSYLKEEINSIEHYPIVVKPTTEGSTIGLYICNNLEELKKAIELSGDKDITIEDFIKGEELTVGVLEGEALGVIRIKPKSGLYDYTSKYTKGMTEYEFPAKIDEISYNKAMKYAAKIHKALNMRGISRSDFILRGNELFFLEVNSCPGMTETSLVPKVATLKGYSFDDLTKKMVENFK, translated from the coding sequence TTGAGAATAGCTGTATTTATGGGAGGAGTTTCCTCTGAAAGAGAAATATCTTTAAAAACAGGAAAAGCAATATTAGAAAGTCTTCAAAGACAAGGTTATGATGCTTATGGTGTCGAACTTAACCATGAAAATTTATTATCTGCTTTTCTTGAAAATGAATATGACCTTGCTTATTTAGCACTACATGGTGTTTATGGAGAAGATGGAAGAATTCAAGGTCTTCTTGATATCTTAGGAAAAAAATATACTGGTTCTGGTATGATTGCTAGTGCTGTTTCTATGGATAAAAATTTAACTAAACATGTGGCTGAGAATGTAGGAATTCCAGTTCCAAAAAGTTATTTAAAAGAAGAAATTAATTCTATAGAACATTATCCTATTGTTGTTAAACCAACTACTGAAGGGTCTACTATAGGATTATATATTTGTAATAATCTTGAAGAATTAAAGAAAGCTATTGAACTTTCTGGGGATAAAGATATAACTATAGAAGATTTTATAAAAGGCGAAGAACTTACTGTTGGAGTTCTTGAAGGAGAAGCTCTGGGAGTTATAAGAATAAAACCAAAAAGTGGACTTTATGATTATACTTCTAAATATACAAAAGGAATGACTGAATATGAATTTCCTGCTAAAATAGATGAAATTTCTTACAACAAAGCTATGAAATATGCAGCAAAAATCCATAAGGCTCTTAATATGCGTGGAATCTCTAGAAGTGATTTTATTTTAAGAGGAAATGAACTTTTCTTCCTTGAAGTCAATAGTTGTCCTGGAATGACTGAAACTAGTCTTGTTCCTAAAGTAGCTACTTTAAAAGGATATTCTTTTGATGATTTGACAAAAAAAATGGTTGAAAATTTTAAATAA
- a CDS encoding cell division protein FtsQ/DivIB codes for MGLLIRLSVFVLLSIGIIKTHNNFFKRDDYKINSVEITGLSEEKKDEFSFFKDNFLGESLSHIDTDKIKNFIKQDVRIEDVKVNIFDYNKLNIDIKKRKPKYYLQYNNNIFLIDKNNIIYGEIHEEKISSLPFILVKNSFEILPLLGIIKNIENVLKGSISQIYKVDDNCINIVLTNGSILKTNEKVPLEKYVIGETLCFGLSKDKKINYVDLRFQDYVVKYLEDKNGE; via the coding sequence TTGGGATTACTTATTCGTTTAAGTGTATTTGTTCTATTATCAATTGGAATTATTAAAACTCACAATAATTTTTTTAAAAGAGATGACTACAAAATTAATTCTGTAGAAATAACTGGTTTGTCTGAAGAAAAAAAAGATGAGTTTTCATTTTTTAAAGACAATTTTTTGGGAGAATCTCTTTCACATATAGACACTGATAAAATTAAAAATTTTATAAAGCAAGATGTCAGAATAGAAGATGTTAAAGTCAATATATTTGATTATAATAAATTAAATATTGATATAAAAAAAAGAAAACCAAAATACTATTTACAATATAATAATAATATTTTTTTAATTGATAAGAATAATATTATTTATGGTGAAATACATGAAGAAAAAATTTCTAGTCTCCCTTTCATTTTAGTAAAAAATAGCTTTGAAATTTTACCATTATTGGGTATAATAAAGAATATTGAAAATGTTTTAAAAGGTAGTATTTCTCAAATATATAAAGTAGATGACAATTGTATTAATATCGTTTTAACAAATGGTTCTATTTTAAAAACTAATGAAAAAGTACCTTTAGAAAAATATGTAATAGGTGAAACATTATGTTTTGGATTATCTAAAGATAAAAAAATAAACTATGTTGATCTTAG